The Pseudomonas asiatica genome has a segment encoding these proteins:
- a CDS encoding EAL domain-containing protein — translation MKGHRTLEAPKLLGITWPFIAVVVFQVALGSLSLYTLSAVRAYVAGESLWSKAQKDAIYYLNLYAETRDDSTYHRYRQAITVPQGDHQLREVLDQPSPDLDAARQAVLQGGNHPDDVERIIWFYRNFRNVSYMQTAIDYWDIGDDYLGKLDMLAMEMRSSFAAGPVDARTVSDWKARIVTINEGVTPAAKAFSDALGEGSRMLLRVLLITNLLTAMFLIAIAWRRSSKLLAQRQAFASALQEEKERAQITLQAIGDAVITADVEGSIGYMNPAAEQLTHWQAGHAQGLPLSALFSLVDEQAEEDGRSLVEQVLSGSLKGGAEHARLIQRLDGSTVSVNLVGSPIVNDGQVSGIVLVLHDMTQERQYIANLSWQATHDALTGLANRREFEYRLEQALNDLARQAGRHSLMFLDLDQFKLVNDTCGHAAGDELLRHICAVLQSGLREGDTLARLGGDEFGVLLENCPPDQAERIAEQLRQLVQSLHFVWKGRPFVTTVSVGLVHMAQSPGTLETSLRAADMACYMAKEKGRNRVQVYHADDSELSMRFGEMAWIQRLHVALEENRFCLYAQEIAPLKTFEGPGHIEILLRLHDESGRTILPSSFIPAAERYGLMTALDRWVVRNVFLVIRQCLDEGREGPLSICAINLSGSSIGDDKFLEYLQRLFVEYAIPPRMICFEITETSAIANLGSAIRFINELKGLGCRFSLDDFCAGMSSFAYLKHLPVDYLKIDGSFVKDMLDDPVNRAMVEVINHIGHVMGKRTIAEFVETPLIEQALQEIGVDYAQGYLIERPQVFTCDSLQRQRIAARPLLQRAPGTFR, via the coding sequence ATGAAGGGACATCGCACTCTAGAAGCGCCAAAGTTGCTCGGCATCACCTGGCCCTTCATCGCCGTTGTGGTCTTCCAGGTAGCCTTGGGCAGCCTCAGCCTTTATACGCTCTCGGCCGTGCGTGCCTATGTCGCGGGCGAAAGCCTTTGGTCCAAGGCGCAGAAAGACGCCATCTACTACCTCAACCTGTACGCCGAAACCCGCGACGACAGCACCTACCATCGCTATCGCCAGGCCATCACCGTGCCCCAGGGCGACCACCAGCTGCGCGAAGTGCTGGACCAGCCCAGCCCCGACCTGGACGCCGCGCGCCAGGCCGTGCTGCAAGGCGGCAACCACCCCGACGATGTCGAGCGGATCATCTGGTTCTACCGCAACTTCCGCAACGTCAGTTACATGCAGACGGCCATCGACTACTGGGACATCGGCGACGACTACCTGGGCAAGCTGGATATGCTGGCCATGGAAATGCGCAGCAGCTTCGCCGCTGGCCCGGTGGACGCCCGCACGGTCAGCGACTGGAAGGCGCGCATCGTCACCATCAACGAAGGGGTAACCCCGGCCGCCAAGGCGTTCAGCGATGCCTTGGGCGAGGGCTCGCGCATGTTGCTGCGGGTGCTGCTGATCACCAACCTGCTGACCGCGATGTTCCTGATTGCCATTGCCTGGCGCCGCTCCAGCAAGCTGTTGGCCCAGCGCCAGGCCTTTGCCAGTGCCCTGCAGGAAGAAAAGGAGCGGGCGCAGATCACCCTGCAGGCCATTGGCGATGCGGTGATTACCGCTGACGTGGAAGGCAGTATCGGCTACATGAACCCCGCCGCCGAGCAACTGACCCACTGGCAGGCCGGTCATGCCCAGGGCCTGCCGCTTTCGGCGCTGTTCAGCCTGGTGGACGAGCAGGCCGAGGAAGACGGCCGCAGCCTGGTCGAACAGGTGCTCAGCGGCAGCCTCAAGGGTGGCGCCGAGCATGCCCGGCTGATCCAGCGCCTGGACGGTAGCACCGTGTCGGTCAACCTGGTCGGTTCGCCGATCGTCAATGACGGCCAGGTCAGCGGCATCGTGCTGGTGCTGCACGACATGACCCAGGAGCGCCAGTACATCGCCAACCTGTCCTGGCAGGCGACCCACGACGCCCTGACCGGCCTGGCCAACCGCCGCGAGTTCGAATACCGCCTGGAGCAGGCGCTCAATGACCTGGCGCGCCAGGCCGGGCGGCATTCGCTGATGTTCCTCGACCTCGACCAGTTCAAGCTGGTCAACGATACCTGCGGGCATGCCGCTGGCGACGAGCTGCTGCGGCACATCTGCGCCGTGCTGCAGTCCGGCCTGCGCGAGGGCGACACCCTGGCCCGGCTGGGGGGTGACGAATTCGGCGTGCTGCTGGAAAACTGCCCGCCCGATCAGGCCGAGCGCATTGCCGAGCAGCTGCGCCAGCTGGTGCAGAGCCTGCATTTCGTGTGGAAAGGGCGGCCGTTCGTCACCACCGTCAGCGTCGGCCTGGTGCATATGGCCCAGTCCCCCGGCACCCTCGAAACCTCGCTGCGTGCCGCCGACATGGCCTGCTACATGGCCAAGGAAAAGGGCCGCAACCGTGTGCAGGTGTACCATGCCGACGACAGCGAGCTGTCCATGCGCTTTGGCGAAATGGCCTGGATCCAGCGCTTGCACGTGGCCCTGGAAGAAAACCGCTTCTGCCTGTACGCCCAGGAAATCGCCCCGCTGAAAACCTTCGAAGGCCCCGGCCATATCGAGATCCTGCTACGCCTGCACGACGAAAGCGGCCGTACCATCCTGCCCAGCAGCTTCATCCCGGCGGCCGAGCGCTACGGCCTGATGACCGCGCTGGACCGCTGGGTGGTGCGCAATGTGTTCCTGGTCATCCGCCAGTGCCTGGACGAAGGGCGCGAGGGGCCGCTGTCGATCTGTGCGATCAACCTGTCGGGGTCGAGCATTGGCGATGACAAGTTCCTCGAATACCTGCAACGCCTGTTCGTCGAATACGCCATTCCGCCGCGGATGATCTGTTTCGAAATCACCGAAACCAGCGCCATAGCCAACCTTGGCAGCGCCATCCGCTTCATCAACGAGTTGAAAGGGCTGGGTTGTCGCTTCTCGCTCGATGATTTCTGCGCTGGCATGTCGTCGTTCGCCTATCTCAAGCATTTGCCCGTGGATTACCTGAAGATCGACGGTAGTTTCGTCAAGGACATGCTCGACGACCCGGTCAACCGGGCCATGGTCGAGGTCATCAACCACATCGGTCACGTAATGGGCAAGCGCACCATTGCCGAATTCGTCGAAACACCCTTGATCGAGCAGGCCTTGCAGGAAATTGGCGTGGATTACGCCCAGGGCTACCTCATCGAACGCCCCCAGGTGTTCACCTGTGACAGTCTGCAGCGCCAACGGATCGCCGCCCGGCCTCTGTTGCAGCGGGCACCTGGCACGTTTCGCTAG
- a CDS encoding TenA family transcriptional regulator — MIDAFVRIGPLMDPASYPQWAQQLIEDCRESKRRVVEHEFYARLRDGQLKQSTIRQYLIGGWPVVEQFSLYMAHNLTKTRYGRHQGEDMARRWLMRNIRVELNHADYWVNWCQAHGVHLHELQAQDVPPELNGLNDWCWRVCATENLAISMAATNYAIEGATGEWSAVVCSTDTYALGFPEDQRKRAMKWLKMHAQYDDAHPWEALEIICTLAGENPTQGLRNELRKAICKSYDCMYLFLERCMQLEGRQQGRMRPVLAAG, encoded by the coding sequence GTGATTGACGCATTCGTTCGTATCGGGCCTTTGATGGATCCCGCCAGCTACCCCCAATGGGCCCAGCAACTGATTGAAGACTGCCGCGAGAGCAAGCGCCGGGTAGTCGAGCATGAGTTCTACGCGCGCCTGCGCGATGGCCAGTTGAAGCAATCGACCATTCGCCAGTACCTGATCGGTGGCTGGCCGGTGGTGGAGCAGTTTTCGCTCTACATGGCTCACAACCTGACCAAGACCCGCTATGGCCGTCACCAGGGCGAAGACATGGCGCGGCGCTGGCTGATGCGCAACATCCGTGTCGAGCTCAACCACGCCGACTACTGGGTGAACTGGTGCCAGGCGCATGGCGTGCACCTGCACGAGCTGCAGGCCCAGGATGTGCCGCCAGAGCTGAACGGCCTGAATGACTGGTGCTGGCGCGTGTGCGCCACCGAGAACCTGGCCATTTCCATGGCGGCGACCAACTACGCCATCGAAGGTGCGACCGGTGAATGGTCGGCGGTGGTGTGCTCCACCGACACCTATGCGCTGGGCTTCCCGGAGGATCAGCGCAAGCGGGCGATGAAGTGGCTGAAGATGCATGCCCAGTATGACGACGCGCACCCGTGGGAGGCGCTGGAGATCATCTGCACCCTGGCCGGCGAGAACCCGACCCAGGGGCTGCGCAATGAACTGCGCAAGGCGATTTGCAAGAGTTATGACTGCATGTACCTGTTCCTGGAGCGGTGCATGCAGCTGGAAGGGCGCCAGCAGGGGCGCATGCGCCCGGTGTTGGCAGCGGGCTGA
- a CDS encoding YciK family oxidoreductase has protein sequence MFDYTARPDLLQGRVILVTGAGRGIGAAAAKAYAALGATVLLLGKTEANLNEVYDQIEAAGHPQPVVIPFNLETALPHQYDELAVMIEDQFGRLDGLLNNASIIGPRTPLEQLSGDNFMRVMHINVDATFMLTSTLLPLLKLSEDASVVFTSSSVGRKGRAYWGAYGVSKFATEGLMQTLADELEGVAPVRSNSINPGATRTAMRAQAYPSENPQNNPLPEEIMPVYLYLMGPDSKGVNGQAFNAQ, from the coding sequence ATGTTCGACTACACCGCCCGCCCCGACCTGCTGCAAGGCCGGGTCATCCTGGTTACCGGTGCCGGCCGCGGCATCGGCGCCGCTGCCGCCAAGGCCTACGCTGCGCTGGGCGCCACTGTGCTGCTGCTGGGCAAGACCGAGGCCAACCTGAACGAGGTCTACGACCAGATCGAAGCCGCCGGGCACCCGCAACCGGTGGTGATCCCGTTCAACCTGGAAACCGCCCTGCCCCACCAGTACGACGAACTGGCGGTGATGATCGAAGACCAGTTCGGCCGCCTCGACGGCCTGCTGAACAACGCTTCGATCATCGGCCCGCGCACGCCGCTGGAACAGCTGTCGGGTGACAACTTCATGCGCGTGATGCACATCAACGTCGATGCCACCTTCATGCTCACCAGCACCCTGCTGCCGCTGCTGAAGCTGTCGGAAGACGCTTCGGTGGTGTTCACCAGCAGCAGCGTCGGGCGCAAGGGCCGGGCCTACTGGGGCGCCTATGGCGTGTCCAAGTTCGCCACCGAGGGCCTGATGCAAACCCTGGCCGATGAACTGGAAGGCGTGGCACCGGTGCGCTCCAACAGCATCAACCCGGGCGCCACGCGCACGGCGATGCGGGCGCAGGCCTACCCTAGCGAAAACCCGCAGAACAACCCGCTGCCGGAAGAGATCATGCCGGTGTACCTGTACCTGATGGGGCCGGACAGCAAAGGGGTGAATGGGCAGGCGTTCAACGCCCAGTAA
- the mupP gene encoding N-acetylmuramic acid 6-phosphate phosphatase MupP, whose product MRLQAVLFDMDGTLLDTAPDFIAICQAMLAERGLPAVDDKLIRDVISGGARAMVAATFAMSPDAEGFEALRLEFLERYQRDCAVHSKLFDGMAELLADIEKGNLLWGVVTNKPVRFAEPIMQQLGLAERSALLICPDHVKNSKPDPEPLILACKTLGLDPASVLFVGDDLRDIESGRDAGTRTAAVRYGYIHPEDNPNNWGADVVVDHPLELRKVIDSALCGC is encoded by the coding sequence ATGCGTTTGCAAGCAGTACTCTTCGACATGGACGGCACCTTGCTCGACACGGCGCCGGACTTCATCGCCATCTGCCAGGCCATGCTCGCCGAGCGCGGCCTGCCGGCCGTCGATGACAAGCTGATCCGCGACGTGATCTCGGGCGGCGCCCGGGCGATGGTCGCCGCGACCTTCGCCATGAGCCCGGATGCCGAAGGCTTCGAGGCCCTGCGCCTGGAGTTCCTCGAGCGCTACCAGCGCGACTGCGCGGTGCACAGCAAGCTGTTCGACGGCATGGCCGAGCTGCTGGCCGACATCGAGAAAGGCAACCTGCTGTGGGGCGTGGTCACCAACAAGCCGGTGCGCTTCGCCGAGCCGATCATGCAGCAACTGGGCCTGGCCGAGCGTTCGGCGCTGCTGATCTGCCCGGACCATGTCAAGAACAGCAAGCCCGACCCCGAGCCGCTGATCCTCGCCTGCAAGACCCTCGGCCTGGACCCGGCCAGCGTGCTGTTCGTCGGCGACGACCTGCGCGACATCGAGTCTGGCCGCGACGCCGGCACCCGCACGGCGGCGGTGCGCTACGGCTATATTCATCCAGAGGACAACCCCAACAACTGGGGCGCCGACGTGGTGGTGGACCACCCGCTGGAACTGCGCAAAGTGATCGACAGCGCGCTGTGCGGCTGCTGA
- the ubiG gene encoding bifunctional 2-polyprenyl-6-hydroxyphenol methylase/3-demethylubiquinol 3-O-methyltransferase UbiG, with product MSNVDRAEIAKFEALAHRWWDRESEFKPLHEINPLRVNWIDERASLAGKKVLDVGCGGGILSEAMALRGATVTGIDMGEAPLAVAQLHQLESGVQVEYRQITAEALAEEMPEQFDVVTCLEMLEHVPDPSSVIRACYRMVKPGGQVFFSTINRNPKAYLLAIVGAEYILKMLPRGTHDFKKFIRPSELGAWSRVAGLQVKDIIGLTYNPLTKHYKLSSDVDVNYMIQTLREE from the coding sequence ATGAGCAACGTCGACCGCGCCGAAATCGCCAAGTTCGAAGCGCTGGCCCACCGCTGGTGGGACCGCGAAAGCGAGTTCAAGCCGCTGCACGAAATCAACCCGCTGCGCGTCAACTGGATCGACGAGCGCGCCAGCCTCGCCGGCAAGAAAGTGCTGGACGTGGGTTGCGGCGGCGGCATCCTCAGTGAGGCGATGGCCCTGCGCGGCGCCACGGTCACCGGCATCGACATGGGCGAAGCGCCACTGGCCGTGGCCCAGCTGCACCAGCTGGAGTCGGGCGTCCAGGTGGAATACCGGCAGATCACCGCCGAAGCCCTGGCCGAGGAAATGCCTGAACAGTTCGACGTGGTCACCTGCCTGGAAATGCTCGAGCACGTGCCCGACCCGTCTTCGGTCATCCGCGCCTGCTACCGCATGGTCAAGCCTGGCGGCCAGGTGTTCTTCTCCACCATCAACCGCAACCCCAAGGCCTACCTGCTGGCCATCGTCGGCGCCGAGTACATCCTGAAGATGCTGCCGCGCGGCACCCACGACTTCAAGAAGTTCATCCGCCCGTCCGAGCTGGGCGCCTGGAGCCGCGTTGCCGGCCTGCAGGTGAAGGACATCATCGGCCTGACCTACAACCCGCTGACCAAGCACTACAAGCTCAGTAGCGACGTCGACGTCAACTACATGATCCAGACCCTGCGCGAGGAATAA
- the mtnA gene encoding S-methyl-5-thioribose-1-phosphate isomerase: MRERLLAAEKVTGIRWQGGVLHLLDQRLLPSEERWLACDNVAQVAAAIRDMAVRGASAIGIAAAYGLVLALEERLAEGGDWEMDLEEDFLVLAEARPTAANLFWALNRMRERLQRLRPDEGVLAALEAEAVAIHESDREANLTMAQHGIELIRRHQGNAQALLTYGNAGALACGGFGTALGVIRAGYLEGMVERVYAGETRPWLHGSRLTAWELANEGIPVTLCADSALAHLMKSKGITWVVVGADCIAANGDVASKIGTYQLAVSAMHHGVRFMVVAPSTSIDLNLATGEDIPLEERAADELLDIGGTRVAPDVEVFNPVFDVTPADLIDVIVTERGIVERPDAAKLAQLICRKRLH, translated from the coding sequence ATGCGCGAGCGACTTTTGGCGGCGGAGAAGGTGACCGGGATCCGCTGGCAGGGCGGCGTCTTGCACCTGCTCGACCAGCGCCTGCTGCCGTCGGAAGAGCGCTGGCTGGCCTGCGACAATGTCGCGCAGGTGGCGGCGGCGATCCGCGACATGGCCGTGCGCGGCGCCTCGGCCATCGGCATTGCCGCGGCCTATGGCCTGGTGCTGGCCTTGGAAGAGCGGCTGGCCGAGGGTGGCGACTGGGAAATGGACCTGGAAGAAGACTTCCTTGTCCTGGCTGAAGCGCGCCCTACCGCCGCCAACCTGTTCTGGGCGCTGAACCGCATGCGTGAGCGCCTGCAGCGCCTGCGTCCGGACGAAGGCGTGCTGGCGGCGCTGGAGGCCGAAGCGGTGGCCATTCACGAAAGCGACCGCGAAGCCAACCTGACCATGGCCCAGCACGGTATCGAGCTGATCCGCCGCCACCAGGGCAACGCCCAGGCCCTGCTCACCTACGGCAACGCCGGCGCCCTGGCCTGTGGTGGTTTCGGCACCGCGCTGGGGGTGATCCGCGCTGGTTACCTGGAGGGCATGGTCGAGCGGGTGTATGCCGGCGAGACCCGCCCCTGGCTGCATGGTTCGCGCCTGACTGCCTGGGAGCTGGCCAACGAGGGCATTCCAGTGACCCTGTGCGCCGACTCGGCGCTGGCCCACCTGATGAAGAGCAAGGGCATCACCTGGGTGGTGGTGGGCGCGGACTGCATCGCCGCCAACGGCGACGTGGCCAGCAAGATCGGCACCTACCAGCTGGCGGTCAGCGCCATGCACCACGGCGTACGTTTCATGGTGGTGGCGCCGAGCACCAGCATCGACCTGAACCTGGCCACGGGCGAGGACATCCCGCTGGAAGAGCGCGCTGCCGACGAGTTGCTGGACATTGGCGGCACCCGCGTGGCGCCGGATGTCGAGGTGTTCAACCCGGTGTTCGACGTGACCCCGGCGGACTTGATCGACGTGATCGTGACCGAGCGCGGCATCGTCGAGCGGCCGGATGCCGCCAAACTGGCACAATTGATCTGCCGCAAGCGCCTGCATTGA